A region from the Rosa rugosa chromosome 6, drRosRugo1.1, whole genome shotgun sequence genome encodes:
- the LOC133716872 gene encoding uncharacterized protein LOC133716872 yields the protein MNFSGVLLVLHLFDNPNVEISTIEHILLLSWSIWNNRNRSVFRQLVPSPSQTCYGAANFGTSYWLANRLVPKQKISRSFHIKWKPPDDNQVKLNFDGSVKHGVASTGFCIRDSNGNPIIAATRRIGHAGVLTAEATALRDGLSSALLNQHLSIWVEGDCKLLIDCILKKTPPPWRIKLLVDDIACLAAKFHSIRFRHIFREANFVADKLADLGFRSSTPLVWFHCLPVSVFPAFHLDQLGGGCCRGFSL from the exons ATGAATTTTTCTGGGGTCCTTCTAGTTCTG CATCTTTTTGATAATCCGAATGTAGAGATTTCTACTATTGAACACATTTTATTACTCTCTTGGTCTATTTGGAATAATAGGAACCGATCAGTCTTCCGGCAGCTAGTTCCTTCCCCTTCTCAAACTTGTTATGGGGCTGCTAATTTTGGAACTAGCTACTGGCTGGCTAATCGCTtagttccgaaacagaaaatttcCCGATCTTTTCACATCAAATGGAAGCCTCCTGATGATAATCAAGTCAAACTTAATTTTGATGGTTCTGTCAAGCATGGTGTTGCTTCGACTGGTTTTTGTATTCGAGATTCTAACGGTAATCCTATTATTGCGGCTACTCGAAGAATTGGTCATGCTGGAGTTCTAACTGCAGAAGCTACTGCCTTGAGAGATGGTTTGAGCTCCGCTCTTTTGAATCAGCACCTCAGTATTTGGGTGGAAGGTGATTGTAAGCTGCTTATTGACTGCATTCTCAAGAAGACCCCCCCTCCTTGGCGAATCAAGCTTCTCGTTGATGATATTGCTTGTCTGGCAGCCAAGTTTCACTCCATTAGATTTCGACATATCTTTCGTGAAGCCAACTTTGTGGCTGACAAATTGGCTGATTTAGGTTTTCGAAGTTCCACTCCTTTAGTCTGGTTCCATTGTCTCCCCGTTTCTGTGTTTCCAGCGTTCCATTTGGATCAGCTGGGCGGGGGTTGTTGTCGTGGTTTTTCTTTGTAG
- the LOC133714459 gene encoding heat shock cognate 70 kDa protein-like, producing MAGIEGHAIGIDLGTKYSCVGVWKHDNNNVEIIVNDQGNRTTPSCVAFTDTELLVGEAAFNQIMRNPENSIFDAKRLIGRKFSDTSVQSDKKLWPFKVVEGPDNKPIILAKHEGKEKQCAAEEISSMVLAKMREIAEAYLGSTVKNAVITVPAYFNNSQREATKKAGITAGLNVMRIINEPTAAAIAYGLDKKAGWYSKRNVLIFDLGGGTLDVSLLTIGDGVFEVKATAGDTHLGGEDFDTKMVNYCVKEFKRKHNLDVSGNIRTLRRLRNACEMAKRRLSFTTTTDIEIECLHQGIDFCVTFTRAKFEQLNLDFFSKCMEPVEKCLEDAKMDVGSVHDVVLAGGSSRIPKVQQLLQNVFKGKELCKGINPDEAIAYGAAVQAAVLTGGNLHGKLQDFTLLDVTPLSLGVETTRNHVMSVVIPRNTKVPVMKEDSFCTMFDNQDEVDFTIYEGESKTTLENNLLGAFRIEDVPPAPAGEAKFDVCFDIDANGILSVSAKDLSTGKKKGIKFNSERRTYEGIETVM from the exons ATGGCTGGAATAGAAGGTCATGCAATCGGAATTGATCTCGGCACAAAGTACTCATGTGTGGGAGTTTGGAAGCATGATAACAATAATGTGGAAATCATAGTGAACGATCAGGGCAACAGGACCACGCCGTCATGTGTTGCCTTCACTGATACTGAGCTTCTGGTAGGAGAAGCAGCGTTTAATCAGATCATGAGAAACCCCGAAAACTCCATCTTTG ATGCAAAGCGGTTAATTGGCAGGAAATTCAGTGATACGTCTGTTCAAAGTGACAAGAAGCTCTGGCCATTCAAGGTGGTTGAAGGTCCTGATAATAAGCCTATTATTTTGGCTAAGCACGAAGGCAAAGAGAAACAGTGTGCTGCTGAAGAGATCTCATCCATGGTTCTTGCAAAAATGCGGGAGATAGCTGAAGCCTATCTTGGATCAACTGTGAAGAATGCAGTGATCACAGTCCCTGCTTACTTCAATAATTCACAGCGCGAGGCTACAAAAAAAGCTGGTATTACTGCAGGCCTAAATGTTATGCGTATCATCAATGAACCAACTGCAGCAGCCATTGCTTATGGCCTGGACAAGAAGGCTGGTTGGTATAGCAAGAGAAATGTACTCATATTTGATTTGGGTGGGGGTACTTTGGATGTGTCACTACTTACAATAGGTGATGGTGTCTTTGAAGTGAAAGCCACTGCTGGAGATACTCATCTTGGAGGTGAGGACTTCGATACCAAAATGGTGAATTACTGTGTTAAGGAATTTAAGAGGAAGCACAATTTGGATGTCAGTGGAAACATCAGAACTCTTAGGAGGTTAAGAAATGCATGTGAAATGGCAAAGAGGAGACTTTCCTTTACAACTACAACtgacattgaaattgaatgttTGCATCAAGGTATTGATTTCTGTGTGACTTTTACTCGTGCCAAATTTGAACAGCTGAACCTTGATTTCTTCAGTAAGTGTATGGAGCCAGTGGAGAAGTGTTTGGAGGATGCCAAAATGGACGTAGGTAGTGTGCATGATGTCGTTCTTGCTGGTGGCTCTTCTAGAATTCCCAAGGTGCAACAACTGCTACAGAACGTGTTCAAAGGGAAGGAGCTGTGCAAGGGCATAAATCCTGATGAGGCAATAGCATATGGTGCAGCTGTTCAAGCTGCAGTCTTGACAGGTGGGAACTTGCATGGGAAGCTTCAAGACTTCACACTCTTGGATGTCACCCCTCTATCACTTGGGGTGGAGACAACCAGAAATCATGTCATGTCTGTTGTGATTCCAAGAAACACCAAAGTACCAGTTATGAAGGAGGACAGTTTTTGTACTATGTTTGACAATCAAGATGAAGTTGACTTTACCATTTATGAAGGTGAGAGTAAAACGACCTTAGAGAATAACTTATTAGGTGCATTTAGGATTGAGGACGTTCCTCCTGCTCCTGCGGGTGAAGCTAAATTTGATGTTTGCTTTGATATTGATGCAAATGGTATCTTGAGTGTCTCTGCCAAGGATCTGTCCACCGGAAAAAAGAAAGGGATCAAATTCAACAGTGAGAGAAGAACTTATGAAGGAATTGAGACTGTGATGTAA